From one Streptomyces sp. NBC_01478 genomic stretch:
- a CDS encoding serine/threonine-protein kinase — protein sequence MSDEGRRIAGRYRLTEQIGRGGMGTVWRADDEVLGRQVAIKRLHDRPELSADELATLYERTRREARSAARIAHPNVIVVHDVVDDEGRPCIVMEYVPGPTLAELLKDGRTLPYQEAARFGLDMVAALRAAHAAGVLHRDVKPGNVLLGAGDRIVLTDFGIAMTDGTSTLTKTGEMVGSVHYMAPERIRGLTPGTASDLWALGATLYQAVEGRPPFRRATAMETAYAIAVDPLEPMKQAGPLEPIVEALLSKEPEERPTAEQTERALQTAWWGESTAELPPAPGELTAATPGPKPAGDSGRGRRRGRKRLLLGGIAVAVAAAVAATAFVLHTTSTSAPGNAASPPTTTASASPLPEGYHLVRDRQLGVSFPVPDGWKAGKRTAEQITYTDGTGLAGLTIGVVDPAGPNPSTHFADIEANTKVNYPTYRRLRMQQTTFRQQPAAIWEFTFQGRVRMFRAINLGFGREGDREYDIYLSAPDAKWDTYRPVFDTARDGFVTSAS from the coding sequence GTGTCGGACGAAGGGCGTCGCATCGCCGGGCGCTACCGGCTGACCGAGCAGATCGGCCGGGGCGGCATGGGCACCGTCTGGCGGGCCGACGACGAGGTGCTCGGCCGCCAGGTCGCGATCAAGCGGCTCCACGACCGGCCGGAACTCTCCGCCGACGAACTCGCCACGCTCTACGAGCGCACCCGCCGCGAGGCCCGCAGCGCCGCCCGCATCGCGCACCCGAACGTGATCGTCGTCCATGACGTCGTCGACGACGAAGGACGCCCCTGCATCGTCATGGAGTACGTCCCGGGCCCCACGCTCGCCGAACTCCTCAAGGACGGCCGCACCCTCCCGTACCAGGAGGCGGCCCGGTTCGGCCTGGACATGGTCGCCGCCCTGCGCGCGGCCCACGCCGCCGGCGTCCTGCACCGCGACGTCAAGCCCGGCAACGTCCTGCTCGGCGCAGGCGACCGGATCGTCCTCACCGACTTCGGCATCGCCATGACGGACGGGACATCGACCCTGACGAAGACCGGTGAGATGGTCGGCTCCGTCCACTACATGGCCCCGGAGCGGATCCGCGGGCTCACCCCCGGAACCGCCTCCGACCTGTGGGCCCTGGGCGCCACGCTCTACCAGGCCGTCGAGGGACGTCCGCCCTTCCGCCGGGCCACCGCGATGGAGACCGCGTACGCCATCGCCGTGGACCCGCTGGAACCCATGAAGCAGGCCGGACCGCTGGAGCCGATCGTCGAGGCGCTCCTGAGCAAGGAACCCGAGGAACGACCGACGGCGGAACAGACGGAACGGGCCCTCCAGACCGCGTGGTGGGGCGAGTCGACGGCCGAACTGCCCCCGGCCCCCGGCGAGTTGACCGCCGCAACCCCTGGGCCCAAGCCGGCGGGAGACTCGGGCCGGGGGCGGCGGCGGGGCCGTAAGAGGCTTCTCCTCGGAGGGATCGCCGTCGCGGTGGCCGCGGCCGTGGCGGCCACGGCGTTCGTGCTGCACACGACGTCGACGTCCGCACCCGGGAACGCTGCGAGCCCGCCCACGACCACGGCCTCCGCGTCCCCCCTGCCGGAGGGCTATCACCTCGTACGGGACCGGCAACTCGGCGTCTCCTTCCCGGTGCCGGACGGCTGGAAGGCCGGCAAACGGACGGCGGAGCAGATCACCTACACCGACGGGACGGGCCTGGCCGGGCTCACCATCGGCGTCGTCGACCCCGCGGGACCCAACCCCAGCACGCACTTCGCGGACATCGAGGCCAACACCAAGGTCAACTACCCCACGTACCGCAGGCTCCGCATGCAGCAGACCACCTTCCGCCAACAGCCCGCCGCCATCTGGGAGTTCACCTTCCAGGGCCGGGTCCGGATGTTCCGCGCCATCAACCTCGGCTTCGGCCGGGAGGGCGACCGCGAGTACGACATCTACCTCTCGGCGCCGGACGCGAAGTGGGACACCTACCGTCCCGTCTTCGACACGGCCAGGGACGGCTTCGTGACGAGCGCCTCGTAA
- a CDS encoding MBL fold metallo-hydrolase — MADRVLPDPVVHIAEVRELDRDLVVVPDRRVPLVPNIGVIGGRDAVLVVETGLGPQNAEKVLEFASEYARGRRLYVTTTHFHPEHAFGAQVFAGEATFLVNRAQAEDLKVKGPGYLDMFRGLGEPVARQLEGVVLPEPDLVYDEAYDLELGGRVVQLRATGRAHSRGDQVVRVPDADVLFTGDLVEAGQFAIFPWFPPYDTDVSGTRWLAVMERLAGEGARVVVPGHGAVGGPELLADVRDYLRLLRDETWVRRDSAMSEETIVEEVRALMVERHPEWAEPDWIDKGVGCLCAEHPA, encoded by the coding sequence ATGGCCGACCGTGTGCTGCCCGACCCCGTCGTGCACATCGCCGAAGTGCGGGAACTGGACCGGGACTTGGTGGTCGTACCGGACCGGCGGGTGCCGTTGGTGCCCAATATCGGTGTCATCGGGGGCCGGGACGCGGTGCTCGTCGTGGAGACGGGATTGGGGCCCCAAAACGCCGAGAAGGTACTGGAGTTCGCGTCCGAGTACGCCCGGGGGCGCAGGCTGTATGTGACGACGACCCACTTCCACCCGGAGCACGCGTTCGGGGCGCAGGTCTTCGCGGGCGAGGCGACCTTCCTCGTGAACCGCGCGCAGGCCGAGGACCTGAAGGTGAAGGGGCCGGGCTATCTCGACATGTTCCGGGGGCTCGGCGAGCCGGTCGCCCGGCAGCTCGAAGGCGTCGTACTGCCGGAGCCCGACCTCGTGTACGACGAGGCGTACGACCTCGAACTGGGCGGCCGGGTCGTGCAGTTGAGGGCCACCGGCCGGGCGCACAGCAGGGGCGACCAGGTCGTGCGGGTGCCGGACGCGGACGTACTGTTCACGGGGGACCTGGTGGAGGCGGGACAGTTCGCCATCTTCCCGTGGTTCCCGCCGTACGACACGGATGTCTCCGGCACGCGCTGGCTCGCGGTCATGGAGCGGCTCGCGGGCGAGGGGGCGCGGGTCGTGGTGCCGGGCCACGGGGCCGTCGGCGGGCCGGAGTTGCTCGCGGACGTCCGCGACTATCTCCGGCTGCTGCGGGACGAGACGTGGGTGCGGCGCGACTCGGCGATGAGCGAGGAGACGATCGTCGAGGAGGTCCGGGCACTCATGGTCGAGCGGCATCCCGAGTGGGCCGAACCGGACTGGATCGACAAGGGAGTCGGCTGCCTCTGCGCCGAACACCCGGCGTGA
- a CDS encoding LysR family transcriptional regulator, which translates to MELRTLRYFVAVAEELHFGRAAARLRMTQPPLSRAIRQLETELGCALLLRSPTGVALTPAGALLHEEARALLAQADRVRARVSDLAGPVTLTVGTLADSAEQFGTRLAAVHREHHPATRIVVRESDLTDPTAGLRAGLVDVALTRAPFDDTGIATRTLRSDPVGVVLRTDDPLAGREDLCLADLAERRWFRFPDGTDPVWQAYWTGAADDGSRRDGPVVRTAHECLQSVLWNGTVGLMPLGHALPEGLTVVPLTDMPPSRFVIAWRAADTTPLIRSFVRIAEAVHGTTTGPAPGR; encoded by the coding sequence ATGGAGCTACGCACGCTGCGCTACTTCGTGGCGGTCGCCGAGGAACTCCACTTCGGCCGGGCCGCCGCGCGCCTGCGGATGACCCAGCCGCCGCTGAGCCGGGCGATCCGGCAACTGGAGACCGAACTGGGCTGCGCCCTGCTGCTCCGCTCGCCCACGGGGGTCGCCCTGACCCCGGCCGGCGCCCTGCTCCACGAGGAGGCGCGCGCCCTGCTGGCTCAGGCCGACCGGGTGCGGGCCCGGGTGAGTGACTTGGCCGGACCGGTCACCCTGACGGTGGGCACCCTCGCGGACAGCGCGGAGCAGTTCGGCACCCGGCTCGCCGCCGTCCACCGGGAGCACCACCCCGCCACCCGCATCGTCGTCCGCGAGTCGGACCTGACCGATCCGACCGCCGGACTACGGGCCGGACTCGTCGACGTGGCGCTGACCAGGGCGCCCTTCGACGACACCGGCATCGCCACCCGGACCCTGCGCTCGGACCCCGTCGGCGTGGTCCTGCGCACGGACGACCCACTCGCCGGCCGCGAGGACCTGTGCCTGGCCGACCTCGCCGAGCGCCGCTGGTTCCGCTTCCCGGACGGCACGGACCCGGTGTGGCAGGCCTACTGGACGGGCGCGGCCGACGACGGCAGCCGCCGTGACGGGCCCGTCGTACGGACGGCTCACGAGTGCCTCCAGTCCGTGCTGTGGAACGGCACCGTGGGGTTGATGCCGCTCGGGCACGCCCTGCCGGAGGGGCTGACGGTGGTGCCGTTGACCGACATGCCGCCCAGCCGATTCGTCATCGCCTGGCGCGCCGCCGACACCACTCCACTGATCCGGTCGTTCGTGCGGATCGCCGAGGCCGTGCACGGCACGACTACCGGGCCGGCGCCCGGCCGATGA
- a CDS encoding CaiB/BaiF CoA-transferase family protein, translating into MTLTPADPPLTGCAVVDLSTGIPGAYCTKLLADGGAQVVKVEPPEGDPLRRWSASGATIQPGDDGALFSFLACSKESVVGDPELVRGLLASADVAVWSPGSPLSPQEIHRTHPHLVVTSITPFGLEGPWRDRAATEFTLQAWSGGIVGLGRGAPDRAPVHVGGQVGDWVSGAYAAAATMAVRLRAPGTGELIDLSMLEVHVLSLTYHPVTFRDMLDRPWQQTRRLNMPGVATAKDGLVALGCATAQQFFDLCAMVGHPEWIDEKNPVSIGERTTATAPVIQEWIAGRTVAEVRELATAFRIPNSAVVNGANAPAMDHFEARRSFLPNPRDGFLQPVPPFRLEPARLRPPGPAPRLGEHTGSHRGTARRASGKTGAGLSFSGLRVLDMTAFWAGPSCTHVLALLGAEVIHLESTSRPDGTRLIAGVPPTVDQWWERSPIFAGLNTNKKSLTLDFRTERGRDLLRRLIATCDVIVENYTPRVLDQLGLDYEAVRALRPDTIMVRMPGFGLDGPWRDNAAFAFVIEDASGLTWLTGHPESNPVEPYSIGDPNAGVHALNGLLLALEHRRQTGEGALVEAAMVDAALNVAAEQVIEYSAYGALLERAGNRGPRAAPQNLYLTAEQDEFGRRDSWVAIAVATDEQWEALRDALGHPGWASSPELSTTEGRHKHHDAVDEQLAAWCRERGADEIVDRLWRAGVPVGKVMQPHRQAELEQLRCRGFFEEIDHPVSGRARYSTLPVRLSRSPVHRRLRHAPLLGRHNHELLAELGLTEREIAVLEADGVIGRAPAR; encoded by the coding sequence TTGACCCTCACGCCCGCCGACCCCCCGCTCACCGGCTGCGCCGTGGTGGACCTGTCCACGGGAATCCCCGGCGCCTACTGCACGAAGCTGCTCGCCGACGGGGGCGCCCAGGTCGTCAAGGTCGAACCTCCGGAAGGCGATCCGCTACGACGCTGGTCGGCATCCGGCGCCACGATCCAACCCGGCGACGACGGCGCCCTGTTCAGCTTCCTGGCCTGCTCGAAGGAGAGCGTCGTAGGCGATCCGGAGCTGGTGCGCGGACTCCTGGCATCGGCGGACGTCGCGGTGTGGTCGCCGGGCTCGCCCCTGTCCCCCCAGGAGATCCACCGCACCCACCCGCACCTGGTCGTCACGTCGATCACGCCGTTCGGTCTTGAGGGGCCGTGGCGGGACCGCGCGGCCACCGAGTTCACGCTGCAGGCCTGGTCCGGCGGCATCGTCGGGCTGGGGCGCGGCGCACCGGACCGGGCGCCGGTCCACGTGGGAGGTCAGGTCGGTGACTGGGTGTCGGGGGCGTACGCCGCCGCCGCGACCATGGCCGTACGACTGCGCGCTCCCGGCACCGGCGAACTGATCGATCTCTCCATGCTCGAAGTGCATGTCCTGTCCCTGACCTACCACCCGGTGACGTTCCGGGACATGCTGGACCGGCCGTGGCAGCAGACGCGGAGGCTGAACATGCCGGGTGTGGCCACTGCCAAGGACGGACTCGTGGCGCTCGGGTGTGCGACGGCCCAGCAGTTCTTCGACCTGTGCGCGATGGTCGGCCACCCGGAGTGGATCGACGAGAAGAACCCGGTCTCGATCGGCGAACGGACCACCGCGACGGCCCCGGTGATCCAGGAGTGGATCGCCGGCCGGACGGTCGCGGAGGTGCGCGAGCTGGCCACGGCGTTCCGCATCCCCAACTCCGCGGTCGTCAACGGCGCCAACGCCCCGGCCATGGACCACTTCGAAGCCCGCCGGAGCTTCCTGCCCAACCCGCGCGACGGCTTCCTCCAGCCTGTCCCTCCCTTCCGTCTGGAACCCGCACGGTTACGTCCGCCGGGCCCGGCCCCGCGTCTCGGCGAGCACACCGGGAGCCACCGTGGCACGGCGCGTCGGGCGAGCGGGAAGACGGGCGCCGGACTGTCGTTCAGCGGTCTGCGGGTCCTCGACATGACCGCCTTCTGGGCCGGACCCTCGTGCACGCACGTGCTCGCCCTGCTCGGGGCCGAGGTGATCCACCTGGAGTCGACGTCGCGGCCCGACGGCACCCGGCTGATCGCGGGCGTCCCACCGACCGTGGACCAGTGGTGGGAGCGGTCGCCGATCTTCGCGGGCCTCAACACCAACAAGAAGAGCCTGACACTCGACTTCCGGACCGAGCGGGGACGAGACCTGCTGCGCCGCCTGATCGCGACCTGCGATGTGATCGTCGAGAACTACACCCCGCGGGTCCTGGACCAACTCGGCCTGGACTACGAGGCGGTACGGGCCCTGCGCCCCGACACCATCATGGTCCGCATGCCCGGCTTCGGCCTCGACGGACCGTGGCGCGACAACGCCGCGTTCGCCTTCGTCATCGAGGACGCGTCGGGACTGACCTGGCTCACCGGCCACCCGGAGAGCAATCCCGTCGAGCCGTACTCGATCGGCGACCCGAACGCCGGCGTCCACGCGCTGAACGGTCTGCTGCTGGCCCTGGAGCACCGGCGCCAAACCGGCGAGGGAGCACTGGTGGAGGCGGCCATGGTCGACGCGGCTCTCAACGTGGCCGCCGAGCAGGTCATCGAGTACTCGGCCTACGGCGCGCTGCTGGAGCGGGCCGGGAACCGCGGGCCTCGCGCGGCCCCGCAGAACCTGTATCTCACCGCGGAACAGGACGAGTTCGGCCGACGGGACTCCTGGGTGGCGATAGCCGTGGCCACCGACGAACAGTGGGAGGCGCTGCGCGACGCTCTCGGCCACCCCGGCTGGGCGTCGAGCCCCGAGCTGTCCACCACGGAGGGACGGCACAAGCACCATGACGCCGTCGACGAGCAGCTCGCCGCCTGGTGCCGTGAGCGCGGTGCGGACGAGATCGTCGACCGCCTCTGGCGGGCCGGTGTCCCGGTGGGCAAGGTGATGCAGCCGCACCGGCAGGCCGAGTTGGAGCAGTTGCGGTGCCGCGGCTTCTTCGAGGAGATCGACCACCCCGTGAGCGGCCGGGCCCGCTACAGCACCCTGCCGGTACGGCTCTCCCGGAGCCCTGTCCACCGCCGTCTTCGCCACGCTCCCCTGCTCGGCCGGCACAACCACGAGCTGCTGGCCGAACTCGGCCTGACGGAACGGGAGATCGCCGTGCTGGAGGCCGACGGGGTCATCGGCCGGGCGCCGGCCCGGTAG
- a CDS encoding enoyl-CoA hydratase/isomerase family protein has product MADSSRPSAEEIIRYEKDPKTKIATLTLDRPDALNAPTAAARLRFGDLLHRANVDDEVKVLVIRGIGDDLGSGADITETMEMHAAPTSGPLLSELGLDEDDDVRYPPKGSYRYGGTPSQWYANPGAGCRSLQDFKKISILEVKGYCYGWHFYQAADADLVISADDALFGHPSFRYVGWAPRMWTWAQTMGLRKFQEMVFTGRPFTALEMYECNFLNSVVPRDELEKEVDKYALACARTRPTDTVFMQKVFFEIFKQHQGEYMGSLLTGLFESVGGMARADGNDLMLDQETVDGGVPNAVRSNDDRFPPDFRLSRSGRKRRDDS; this is encoded by the coding sequence ATGGCTGACAGCTCGCGTCCCTCGGCGGAGGAGATCATCCGCTACGAGAAGGACCCCAAGACGAAGATCGCCACCCTCACCCTGGACCGGCCCGACGCCCTGAACGCACCGACCGCGGCGGCCCGGCTGCGCTTCGGGGACCTGTTGCACCGCGCCAACGTCGACGACGAGGTGAAGGTCCTGGTGATCCGGGGCATCGGCGACGACCTCGGCTCGGGCGCCGACATCACGGAAACGATGGAGATGCACGCGGCGCCGACCTCAGGCCCCCTCCTGTCGGAGCTCGGGCTCGACGAGGACGACGACGTCCGCTATCCGCCCAAGGGCTCCTACCGCTACGGCGGAACCCCGTCCCAGTGGTACGCGAATCCCGGGGCCGGCTGCCGGAGCCTCCAGGACTTCAAGAAGATCAGCATCCTGGAGGTCAAGGGCTACTGCTACGGCTGGCACTTCTACCAGGCGGCCGACGCCGACCTGGTGATCTCCGCCGACGACGCCCTCTTCGGCCACCCCTCCTTCCGCTACGTCGGCTGGGCACCCCGGATGTGGACCTGGGCGCAGACGATGGGCCTGCGGAAGTTCCAGGAGATGGTGTTCACCGGCAGGCCCTTCACGGCCCTGGAGATGTACGAGTGCAACTTCCTCAACAGCGTCGTCCCCCGGGACGAGTTGGAGAAGGAGGTGGACAAGTACGCACTGGCCTGCGCACGCACCCGGCCGACCGACACGGTGTTCATGCAGAAGGTCTTCTTCGAGATCTTCAAACAGCACCAGGGCGAGTACATGGGCTCCCTGCTCACCGGTCTCTTCGAATCGGTCGGCGGCATGGCCCGGGCCGACGGCAACGACCTGATGCTCGACCAGGAGACGGTCGACGGCGGCGTACCCAACGCGGTCCGCAGCAACGACGACCGCTTCCCGCCGGACTTCCGGCTGAGCAGGTCGGGCCGCAAGCGAAGGGACGACTCTTGA
- a CDS encoding M24 family metallopeptidase, translating to MATEVLPDDRALRSGRRERALAHMEAHDLDVLVLGRSANVRYVTGARGLWTAGTHPFAPAAVVVRATGAIHMLSTWDEGIPDDIPHEQLYGLTWNPMNWVTVIRDIEGAATARRVGTDTISPTFAQLLPLAFPFADLVDGEPAMRAARRVKTAEEVSALRQAIGVAEASLAAVVAELRPGVSEQHLSGVLLEAAAAGGVTTPATQEVAWVTSRDHPWRRVDGGGRVGPGDLVSLTAGVVAGGYIGEVGRTWPVEGGDRNAVRDLYRRSAALWELLFVSCRPGAPASDLLAAYDTAGEPLPPMPVARGLGLGFDPPVVTSGLPATAAEERLEPGMALAVTGYVWRRGVGAVLRREAVLITQDGAESLTSSPVWKR from the coding sequence ATGGCGACTGAGGTCCTGCCGGACGACCGCGCTCTCCGCAGTGGACGGCGGGAGCGTGCGCTGGCACACATGGAGGCCCACGACCTCGACGTCCTCGTCCTCGGGCGGAGCGCCAACGTCCGTTACGTCACCGGTGCTCGGGGACTGTGGACCGCGGGCACCCATCCCTTCGCCCCGGCCGCCGTGGTGGTCCGTGCCACGGGCGCCATCCACATGCTCAGCACCTGGGACGAGGGCATCCCCGACGACATCCCGCACGAGCAGTTGTACGGCCTGACGTGGAACCCGATGAACTGGGTGACGGTGATCCGGGACATCGAGGGAGCGGCCACGGCCCGCCGGGTGGGCACGGACACGATCTCGCCGACCTTCGCCCAACTCCTGCCCCTGGCCTTCCCGTTCGCCGACCTGGTCGACGGCGAACCCGCCATGCGCGCCGCCCGCCGGGTCAAGACGGCGGAGGAGGTGTCGGCTCTCCGGCAGGCCATCGGCGTGGCCGAGGCGAGCCTGGCGGCGGTGGTGGCCGAACTACGGCCCGGCGTCAGCGAGCAGCACCTGTCGGGCGTACTGCTGGAGGCAGCGGCGGCCGGTGGCGTGACCACCCCGGCGACCCAGGAGGTGGCGTGGGTGACGTCCCGGGACCACCCCTGGCGGCGGGTGGACGGAGGCGGCCGGGTAGGCCCGGGCGACCTCGTGTCCCTCACGGCGGGCGTGGTCGCGGGCGGGTACATCGGTGAGGTCGGACGTACCTGGCCGGTCGAGGGCGGCGACCGGAACGCCGTCCGTGACCTGTACCGGCGCTCCGCCGCCCTGTGGGAGCTGCTGTTCGTGTCCTGCCGGCCGGGCGCGCCGGCCAGTGACCTGCTCGCCGCGTACGACACGGCCGGCGAACCCCTGCCCCCGATGCCCGTGGCCCGCGGCCTCGGGCTGGGTTTCGACCCGCCCGTGGTCACCTCCGGCCTGCCGGCCACCGCGGCCGAGGAACGGCTCGAACCCGGTATGGCGCTGGCCGTGACCGGCTACGTCTGGCGGCGGGGCGTGGGCGCGGTCCTGCGCCGGGAGGCGGTGCTCATCACCCAGGACGGCGCCGAATCGCTGACCTCAAGTCCCGTCTGGAAACGGTAG
- a CDS encoding M24 family metallopeptidase, with product MTVIDIPAAPDLTRMNRERGARLRTAMAGQGVDTLILLGNNAVTYATGASWPLGDSGLAHVDRPVAVVVADDPWPHLFMPFREGTSAQSPLPADHVHPPVYLEFDEGVRNFAAVVADLVPGGASVAVDEVTGAMRRAQKALFPGGPPGDAAMVLSAAKMIKTPDELACIRTALRITERAMADIEGSLAPGMRQIDLSAAFVRRAYEHGALANVLDPIWQVMPDSRAAGVWTTHGDLALPLLTTERELAEGDVLWTDVSINYAGYCSDFGRTWIVGRDPNPRQRAQFTKWWDIHSAVKDVLRAGATAADLTRAAITANGGSKPWLPHFYLGHGMGTDPAEMPFVGTDLGEEFDARLVLEAGMVLVLEPVVWEDGTGGYRSEEVLVIEEEGWTALTDYSYAPYGD from the coding sequence ATGACCGTCATCGACATCCCGGCCGCACCCGACCTGACCCGCATGAACCGTGAACGCGGCGCAAGGCTGCGAACGGCCATGGCGGGGCAGGGTGTTGACACCCTGATCCTGCTCGGCAACAACGCGGTGACCTATGCGACCGGAGCGAGCTGGCCGCTCGGCGACTCCGGTCTCGCGCACGTCGACCGTCCCGTGGCGGTGGTGGTGGCGGACGACCCGTGGCCCCATCTCTTCATGCCGTTCCGCGAAGGCACCTCCGCACAGTCGCCGCTGCCCGCCGACCACGTCCATCCCCCGGTCTACCTGGAGTTCGACGAAGGGGTGCGGAACTTCGCGGCCGTGGTCGCCGACCTCGTGCCCGGCGGGGCGAGTGTCGCGGTCGACGAGGTGACCGGGGCGATGCGCAGAGCGCAGAAGGCGCTGTTCCCGGGCGGACCGCCCGGCGACGCCGCAATGGTCCTGAGCGCGGCCAAGATGATCAAGACGCCCGACGAACTGGCCTGCATCCGTACGGCGTTGCGGATCACCGAGCGGGCCATGGCCGACATCGAGGGGTCCCTGGCACCGGGGATGCGGCAGATCGACCTGTCGGCGGCGTTCGTGCGCCGGGCCTACGAACACGGCGCCCTGGCCAACGTGCTCGACCCCATCTGGCAGGTGATGCCGGACTCCCGGGCGGCCGGGGTGTGGACCACCCACGGCGACCTCGCCCTCCCGCTGCTGACGACGGAGCGGGAACTGGCCGAGGGAGACGTCCTGTGGACCGACGTGAGCATCAACTACGCGGGCTACTGCTCGGACTTCGGCCGCACATGGATCGTCGGACGGGACCCGAACCCGCGCCAGCGGGCGCAGTTCACCAAGTGGTGGGACATCCACAGCGCGGTCAAGGACGTGCTGCGGGCGGGGGCCACCGCCGCCGACCTGACCCGGGCCGCCATCACGGCGAACGGCGGCTCGAAACCCTGGCTCCCCCACTTCTACCTGGGCCACGGCATGGGCACGGACCCCGCCGAGATGCCCTTCGTCGGCACCGACCTGGGTGAGGAGTTCGACGCGCGACTGGTGCTCGAGGCCGGCATGGTGCTCGTCCTGGAACCCGTGGTCTGGGAGGACGGCACCGGCGGCTACCGCAGCGAGGAGGTCCTGGTGATCGAGGAAGAGGGCTGGACAGCCCTGACCGACTACTCCTACGCCCCTTATGGCGACTGA
- a CDS encoding amidohydrolase family protein: MSSQSSTLYPPEGFGPPKDRHGHADGSSPGLPPGTEVFSADNHISLADDIFYDRFPERLRNQAPRVWYEDGAYELGMGGKSFLPGEFSHVLMQYDPLTGAGSNNLEGRIEELATDGITKELAFPNALLALFHYPDKEVRELCFRIYNEYIAGLQERSGGRFHGVGLINWWDAQGTRRTLEEMKALGLKTFLMPLNPGQDDAGNPIDYSGAAMIPVWEAIEEAGLPVSHHIGETGLKAPCEVNAIAVGMVANVAPYREMFGRYVLGGILDRHPRLRVGWFEGGVNWVPSALQDAEHLLASYRHMLDRPVEHDVQHYWDHHMYASFMVDPLGLELVDRIGVDRVMWSADYPHNESTFGYSEKSIAMVVDAVGPEKAARVVSGNVKEYLGL, translated from the coding sequence ATGTCCAGCCAGTCATCCACCCTGTATCCCCCCGAGGGCTTCGGCCCGCCCAAGGACCGGCACGGCCACGCCGACGGCTCCTCGCCGGGCCTTCCGCCGGGCACGGAGGTGTTCTCCGCCGACAACCACATCTCCCTCGCGGACGACATCTTCTACGACCGCTTCCCCGAGCGGCTCAGGAACCAGGCGCCGCGGGTCTGGTACGAGGACGGCGCCTACGAGCTGGGAATGGGCGGAAAGTCGTTCCTGCCGGGCGAGTTCAGCCATGTGCTCATGCAGTACGACCCCCTGACGGGCGCAGGCAGCAACAATCTCGAAGGCCGTATCGAGGAACTGGCCACGGACGGCATCACGAAAGAACTGGCGTTCCCCAACGCGCTGTTGGCCCTGTTCCACTACCCCGACAAGGAGGTCCGCGAGCTCTGCTTCCGGATCTACAACGAGTACATCGCCGGGTTGCAGGAACGCTCCGGGGGCCGCTTCCACGGCGTCGGGCTCATCAACTGGTGGGACGCGCAAGGGACTCGCCGCACCCTCGAGGAGATGAAGGCCCTGGGGCTCAAGACCTTCCTCATGCCGCTGAACCCCGGACAGGACGACGCGGGCAACCCCATCGACTACTCCGGCGCCGCGATGATCCCGGTCTGGGAGGCGATCGAGGAGGCGGGGCTCCCGGTGTCCCACCACATCGGCGAGACCGGGCTCAAGGCCCCGTGCGAGGTCAACGCCATCGCCGTCGGCATGGTGGCCAACGTGGCGCCGTACCGGGAGATGTTCGGGAGGTACGTGCTCGGCGGCATCCTCGACCGTCATCCGAGGCTGCGCGTCGGGTGGTTCGAGGGGGGCGTGAACTGGGTTCCCTCCGCGCTCCAGGACGCCGAACATCTCCTCGCCTCCTACCGGCACATGCTCGACCGGCCCGTCGAGCACGACGTCCAGCACTACTGGGACCACCACATGTACGCGTCCTTCATGGTCGATCCGCTCGGCCTCGAACTGGTCGACCGCATCGGGGTGGACCGGGTCATGTGGTCGGCCGACTACCCGCACAACGAGAGCACGTTCGGCTACTCGGAGAAGTCGATCGCCATGGTCGTGGACGCCGTAGGGCCCGAGAAGGCCGCCCGTGTGGTCAGCGGCAACGTCAAGGAGTACCTCGGCCTGTAG